One stretch of Mangifera indica cultivar Alphonso chromosome 9, CATAS_Mindica_2.1, whole genome shotgun sequence DNA includes these proteins:
- the LOC123225930 gene encoding uncharacterized protein LOC123225930 isoform X1 — protein MPVAKLKAFNTTDVVKAEEENESVDTLIEQSIGKEPLLSFSRNGDSSVQLIQLLQALDQQELPGWPLLSTMKIQLQKCDKCSRELCSTINYRRHIRVHHRLKKLDKDSAKNRDLLGAFWDKLSVNEAKEVVSFNDVNLEGVTGSSIIKSLTAVIRKPIHVSLPQLCVRAGSALLDIVQARPSRFPISSQELFSILDDASEKTFLSGTAASMQKYIFDGEAGKSGLETRNLVACTSFLVEQILVKAWLADKDAEALRCQKLLVEEEEAAQRRQAELLERKRQKKLRQKEQKGKEQRHGERVDDNESTDGTAESVPPPETSSPLATSDSDKQNADALPDHVPSSLEPFQLANSDEDLDHEVQAGSGNGYADLGPGQNIERWMVQGSGRPQKVVIQHYLPPKSQGMLNGFHPSKNSQASSKLGGVQKHGNYRNVRASPVIGGNKVWSQKPKPKNDYGNLKPRVLNEAINQPQQDKNHEVLIGSISVTLAHCNHHDGRSVAEAQDDCIEEHRMPKKNYFTEKPIQSGTDRSNVKCWRPVSQHGTKVPAPVQNGCRETEMDVNSGQAIDQTLSSESHLRLSMDDYNDGPGSSTSLMEDSMCPGSMQFDCHAAKAFLSERWKDAISAEHVKLILPPDPESVRDQEFESNCQATVMQSSDSYKWLANGGSQIFNGNRSFS, from the exons ATGCCTGTTGCAAAACTGAAAGCCTTTAACACCACAGATGTGGTGAAAGCAGAGGAAGAAAATGAGTCAGTAGACACTCTTATCGAACAGTCGATTGGAAAAGagcctcttctttctttttctagaaATGGGGACAGCTCAGTTCAGTTGATCCAGTTACTCCAAGCTTTGGATCAGCAAG AACTCCCTGGTTGGCCTTTGCTTTCTACTATGAAGATACAGTTGCAGAAATGTGACAAATGTTCCCGAGAATTGTGTTCCACTATTAACTACAGGAGACATATACGTGTGCACCATCGGTTGAAAAAGCTTGATAAG GATTCTGCCAAAAACAGGGATCTTTTAGGAGCATTTTGGGATAAG CTTTCTGTGAATGAAGCAAAGGAAGTTGTATCATTCAATGACGTGAACTTGGAG GGAGTAACAGGGTCTTCTATAATAAAGTCATTGACAGCAGTTATTCGGAAACCTATACATGTTTCTCTCCCTCAACTTTGTGTGAGGGCTGGTTCTGCCCTTCTG GATATCGTTCAAGCTAGGCCTTCCAGGTTTCCTATATCTTCCCAAGAATTATTCAGTATCCTTGATGATGCTAGTGAAAAGACATTCCTATCAGGGACAGCAGCATCaatgcaaaaatatatatttgatggtgAAGCTGGGAAGAGTGGTCTTGAAACAAGGAACTTGGTTGCATGCACCAGCTTTCTGGTGGAACAGATTTTG GTCAAAGCATGGCTAGCTGATAAGGATGCAGAAGCTTTAAGGTGCCAGAAATTGTTAGTGGAGGAGGAAGAAGCTGCTCAGAGAAG GCAAGCAGAGCTCTTGGAAAGGAAAAGACAGAAAAAGCTGAGGCAAAAGGAGCAGAAAGGAAAAGAGCAGAGACATGGGGAGAGAGTAGATGATAACGAGAGCACTGATGGCACAGCTGAGTCTGTGCCTCCACCAGAAACATCCAGTCCTCTGGCTACATCTGATTCTGACAAACAGAATGCAGATGCTTTGCCAGATCATGTTCCCTCATCTCTTGAACCCTTCCAACTTGCAAACTCTGATGAAGATTTGGATCATGAAGTTCAGGCCGGGTCTGGAAATGGTTATGCTGATTTAGGCCCTGGACAGAATATTGAACGATGGATGGTACAAGGAAGTGGCCGTCCCCAGAAGGTTGTTATTCAGCATTATTTGCCACCAAAATCACAAGGTATGCTCAATGGTTTTCATCCCAGTAAAAATTCTCAAGCATCAtcaaagcttggaggagtgcaAAAGCATGGAAATTACAGAAATGTAAGGGCTTCTCCTGTAATTGGTGGCAATAAGGTTTGGAGCCAGAAGCCAAAACCTAAAAATGATTATGGGAATTTGAAACCTAGAGTACTAAATGAAGCCATAAACCAACCCCAACAAGATAAGAACCATGAGGTTTTGATTGGCTCGATATCTGTCACACTTGCACATTGTAATCATCATGACGGTAGAAGTGTGGCTGAAGCCCAAGATGATTGCATAGAAGAGCATCGGATGCCAAAAAAGAACTACTTTACCGAGAAGCCTATTCAGTCTGGCACAGACAGGTCAAATGTTAAGTGTTGGAGACCAGTTAGCCAGCATGGGACTAAAGTTCCTGCCCCGGTTCAAAATGGCTGTAGAGAAACTGAAATGGATGTGAATTCTGGACAAGCCATTGATCAGACCCTATCTAGTGAAAGCCATCTAAGATTATCAATGGATGATTATAATGATGGGCCTGGGAGTTCCACTTCACTCATGGAGGACAGTATGTGTCCAGGAAGCATGCAATTTGATTGTCATGCTGCAAAAGCCTTTCTATCAGAGA GATGGAAGGATGCAATTTCAGCCGAACACGTGAAATTGATTCTGCCCCCAGATCCTGAATCTGTCCGGGATCAAGAGTTTGAAAGTAACTGTCAAGCAACAGTAATGCAGTCATCAGATTCTTACAAATGGCTAGCTAATGGTGGATCTCAAATCTTCAACGGCAACCGGAGCTTCAGCTAA
- the LOC123225930 gene encoding uncharacterized protein LOC123225930 isoform X2, whose amino-acid sequence MNMPFLKLKPCNFTLAELPGWPLLSTMKIQLQKCDKCSRELCSTINYRRHIRVHHRLKKLDKDSAKNRDLLGAFWDKLSVNEAKEVVSFNDVNLEGVTGSSIIKSLTAVIRKPIHVSLPQLCVRAGSALLDIVQARPSRFPISSQELFSILDDASEKTFLSGTAASMQKYIFDGEAGKSGLETRNLVACTSFLVEQILVKAWLADKDAEALRCQKLLVEEEEAAQRRQAELLERKRQKKLRQKEQKGKEQRHGERVDDNESTDGTAESVPPPETSSPLATSDSDKQNADALPDHVPSSLEPFQLANSDEDLDHEVQAGSGNGYADLGPGQNIERWMVQGSGRPQKVVIQHYLPPKSQGMLNGFHPSKNSQASSKLGGVQKHGNYRNVRASPVIGGNKVWSQKPKPKNDYGNLKPRVLNEAINQPQQDKNHEVLIGSISVTLAHCNHHDGRSVAEAQDDCIEEHRMPKKNYFTEKPIQSGTDRSNVKCWRPVSQHGTKVPAPVQNGCRETEMDVNSGQAIDQTLSSESHLRLSMDDYNDGPGSSTSLMEDSMCPGSMQFDCHAAKAFLSERWKDAISAEHVKLILPPDPESVRDQEFESNCQATVMQSSDSYKWLANGGSQIFNGNRSFS is encoded by the exons ATGAATATGCCTTTTTTGAAGTTGAAGCCATGTAACTTTACTTTGGCAGAACTCCCTGGTTGGCCTTTGCTTTCTACTATGAAGATACAGTTGCAGAAATGTGACAAATGTTCCCGAGAATTGTGTTCCACTATTAACTACAGGAGACATATACGTGTGCACCATCGGTTGAAAAAGCTTGATAAG GATTCTGCCAAAAACAGGGATCTTTTAGGAGCATTTTGGGATAAG CTTTCTGTGAATGAAGCAAAGGAAGTTGTATCATTCAATGACGTGAACTTGGAG GGAGTAACAGGGTCTTCTATAATAAAGTCATTGACAGCAGTTATTCGGAAACCTATACATGTTTCTCTCCCTCAACTTTGTGTGAGGGCTGGTTCTGCCCTTCTG GATATCGTTCAAGCTAGGCCTTCCAGGTTTCCTATATCTTCCCAAGAATTATTCAGTATCCTTGATGATGCTAGTGAAAAGACATTCCTATCAGGGACAGCAGCATCaatgcaaaaatatatatttgatggtgAAGCTGGGAAGAGTGGTCTTGAAACAAGGAACTTGGTTGCATGCACCAGCTTTCTGGTGGAACAGATTTTG GTCAAAGCATGGCTAGCTGATAAGGATGCAGAAGCTTTAAGGTGCCAGAAATTGTTAGTGGAGGAGGAAGAAGCTGCTCAGAGAAG GCAAGCAGAGCTCTTGGAAAGGAAAAGACAGAAAAAGCTGAGGCAAAAGGAGCAGAAAGGAAAAGAGCAGAGACATGGGGAGAGAGTAGATGATAACGAGAGCACTGATGGCACAGCTGAGTCTGTGCCTCCACCAGAAACATCCAGTCCTCTGGCTACATCTGATTCTGACAAACAGAATGCAGATGCTTTGCCAGATCATGTTCCCTCATCTCTTGAACCCTTCCAACTTGCAAACTCTGATGAAGATTTGGATCATGAAGTTCAGGCCGGGTCTGGAAATGGTTATGCTGATTTAGGCCCTGGACAGAATATTGAACGATGGATGGTACAAGGAAGTGGCCGTCCCCAGAAGGTTGTTATTCAGCATTATTTGCCACCAAAATCACAAGGTATGCTCAATGGTTTTCATCCCAGTAAAAATTCTCAAGCATCAtcaaagcttggaggagtgcaAAAGCATGGAAATTACAGAAATGTAAGGGCTTCTCCTGTAATTGGTGGCAATAAGGTTTGGAGCCAGAAGCCAAAACCTAAAAATGATTATGGGAATTTGAAACCTAGAGTACTAAATGAAGCCATAAACCAACCCCAACAAGATAAGAACCATGAGGTTTTGATTGGCTCGATATCTGTCACACTTGCACATTGTAATCATCATGACGGTAGAAGTGTGGCTGAAGCCCAAGATGATTGCATAGAAGAGCATCGGATGCCAAAAAAGAACTACTTTACCGAGAAGCCTATTCAGTCTGGCACAGACAGGTCAAATGTTAAGTGTTGGAGACCAGTTAGCCAGCATGGGACTAAAGTTCCTGCCCCGGTTCAAAATGGCTGTAGAGAAACTGAAATGGATGTGAATTCTGGACAAGCCATTGATCAGACCCTATCTAGTGAAAGCCATCTAAGATTATCAATGGATGATTATAATGATGGGCCTGGGAGTTCCACTTCACTCATGGAGGACAGTATGTGTCCAGGAAGCATGCAATTTGATTGTCATGCTGCAAAAGCCTTTCTATCAGAGA GATGGAAGGATGCAATTTCAGCCGAACACGTGAAATTGATTCTGCCCCCAGATCCTGAATCTGTCCGGGATCAAGAGTTTGAAAGTAACTGTCAAGCAACAGTAATGCAGTCATCAGATTCTTACAAATGGCTAGCTAATGGTGGATCTCAAATCTTCAACGGCAACCGGAGCTTCAGCTAA
- the LOC123225930 gene encoding uncharacterized protein LOC123225930 isoform X3 has translation MKIQLQKCDKCSRELCSTINYRRHIRVHHRLKKLDKDSAKNRDLLGAFWDKLSVNEAKEVVSFNDVNLEGVTGSSIIKSLTAVIRKPIHVSLPQLCVRAGSALLDIVQARPSRFPISSQELFSILDDASEKTFLSGTAASMQKYIFDGEAGKSGLETRNLVACTSFLVEQILVKAWLADKDAEALRCQKLLVEEEEAAQRRQAELLERKRQKKLRQKEQKGKEQRHGERVDDNESTDGTAESVPPPETSSPLATSDSDKQNADALPDHVPSSLEPFQLANSDEDLDHEVQAGSGNGYADLGPGQNIERWMVQGSGRPQKVVIQHYLPPKSQGMLNGFHPSKNSQASSKLGGVQKHGNYRNVRASPVIGGNKVWSQKPKPKNDYGNLKPRVLNEAINQPQQDKNHEVLIGSISVTLAHCNHHDGRSVAEAQDDCIEEHRMPKKNYFTEKPIQSGTDRSNVKCWRPVSQHGTKVPAPVQNGCRETEMDVNSGQAIDQTLSSESHLRLSMDDYNDGPGSSTSLMEDSMCPGSMQFDCHAAKAFLSERWKDAISAEHVKLILPPDPESVRDQEFESNCQATVMQSSDSYKWLANGGSQIFNGNRSFS, from the exons ATGAAGATACAGTTGCAGAAATGTGACAAATGTTCCCGAGAATTGTGTTCCACTATTAACTACAGGAGACATATACGTGTGCACCATCGGTTGAAAAAGCTTGATAAG GATTCTGCCAAAAACAGGGATCTTTTAGGAGCATTTTGGGATAAG CTTTCTGTGAATGAAGCAAAGGAAGTTGTATCATTCAATGACGTGAACTTGGAG GGAGTAACAGGGTCTTCTATAATAAAGTCATTGACAGCAGTTATTCGGAAACCTATACATGTTTCTCTCCCTCAACTTTGTGTGAGGGCTGGTTCTGCCCTTCTG GATATCGTTCAAGCTAGGCCTTCCAGGTTTCCTATATCTTCCCAAGAATTATTCAGTATCCTTGATGATGCTAGTGAAAAGACATTCCTATCAGGGACAGCAGCATCaatgcaaaaatatatatttgatggtgAAGCTGGGAAGAGTGGTCTTGAAACAAGGAACTTGGTTGCATGCACCAGCTTTCTGGTGGAACAGATTTTG GTCAAAGCATGGCTAGCTGATAAGGATGCAGAAGCTTTAAGGTGCCAGAAATTGTTAGTGGAGGAGGAAGAAGCTGCTCAGAGAAG GCAAGCAGAGCTCTTGGAAAGGAAAAGACAGAAAAAGCTGAGGCAAAAGGAGCAGAAAGGAAAAGAGCAGAGACATGGGGAGAGAGTAGATGATAACGAGAGCACTGATGGCACAGCTGAGTCTGTGCCTCCACCAGAAACATCCAGTCCTCTGGCTACATCTGATTCTGACAAACAGAATGCAGATGCTTTGCCAGATCATGTTCCCTCATCTCTTGAACCCTTCCAACTTGCAAACTCTGATGAAGATTTGGATCATGAAGTTCAGGCCGGGTCTGGAAATGGTTATGCTGATTTAGGCCCTGGACAGAATATTGAACGATGGATGGTACAAGGAAGTGGCCGTCCCCAGAAGGTTGTTATTCAGCATTATTTGCCACCAAAATCACAAGGTATGCTCAATGGTTTTCATCCCAGTAAAAATTCTCAAGCATCAtcaaagcttggaggagtgcaAAAGCATGGAAATTACAGAAATGTAAGGGCTTCTCCTGTAATTGGTGGCAATAAGGTTTGGAGCCAGAAGCCAAAACCTAAAAATGATTATGGGAATTTGAAACCTAGAGTACTAAATGAAGCCATAAACCAACCCCAACAAGATAAGAACCATGAGGTTTTGATTGGCTCGATATCTGTCACACTTGCACATTGTAATCATCATGACGGTAGAAGTGTGGCTGAAGCCCAAGATGATTGCATAGAAGAGCATCGGATGCCAAAAAAGAACTACTTTACCGAGAAGCCTATTCAGTCTGGCACAGACAGGTCAAATGTTAAGTGTTGGAGACCAGTTAGCCAGCATGGGACTAAAGTTCCTGCCCCGGTTCAAAATGGCTGTAGAGAAACTGAAATGGATGTGAATTCTGGACAAGCCATTGATCAGACCCTATCTAGTGAAAGCCATCTAAGATTATCAATGGATGATTATAATGATGGGCCTGGGAGTTCCACTTCACTCATGGAGGACAGTATGTGTCCAGGAAGCATGCAATTTGATTGTCATGCTGCAAAAGCCTTTCTATCAGAGA GATGGAAGGATGCAATTTCAGCCGAACACGTGAAATTGATTCTGCCCCCAGATCCTGAATCTGTCCGGGATCAAGAGTTTGAAAGTAACTGTCAAGCAACAGTAATGCAGTCATCAGATTCTTACAAATGGCTAGCTAATGGTGGATCTCAAATCTTCAACGGCAACCGGAGCTTCAGCTAA
- the LOC123225761 gene encoding 60S ribosomal protein L36-3-like isoform X2: MAPKQPNTGLFVGLNKGHIVTKKELPPCPSDRKGKSSKRVHFVRNVIREVAGFAPYEKRITELLKVGKDKRALKVAKRKLGTHKRAKKKREEMSSVLRKMRATGGGDKKK, from the exons ATGGCTCCAAAACAGCCAAATACTGGTCTCTTTGTAGGGTTAAACAAAGGTCATATTGTGACCAAGAAGGAATTGCCTCCATGCCCGTCTGATCGTAAAGGG AAATCAAGCAAAAGGGTCCACTTTGTGAGGAATGTAATCAGGGAAGTTGCTGGTTTTGCACCATATGAGAAGAGGATCACTGAGCTTTTGAAAGTTGGAAAGGACAAGCGAGCATTGAAGGTTGCTAAAAGAAAGTTGGGTACCCACAAGAGGGCAAAGAAGAAGCGTGAAGAGATGTCTAGTGTTCTCCGCAAGATGAG GGCAACCGGAGGTGGAGATAAGAAGAAGTAA
- the LOC123225761 gene encoding 60S ribosomal protein L36-3-like isoform X1, with protein MCWQVMAPKQPNTGLFVGLNKGHIVTKKELPPCPSDRKGKSSKRVHFVRNVIREVAGFAPYEKRITELLKVGKDKRALKVAKRKLGTHKRAKKKREEMSSVLRKMRATGGGDKKK; from the exons ATGTGTTGGCAGGTAATGGCTCCAAAACAGCCAAATACTGGTCTCTTTGTAGGGTTAAACAAAGGTCATATTGTGACCAAGAAGGAATTGCCTCCATGCCCGTCTGATCGTAAAGGG AAATCAAGCAAAAGGGTCCACTTTGTGAGGAATGTAATCAGGGAAGTTGCTGGTTTTGCACCATATGAGAAGAGGATCACTGAGCTTTTGAAAGTTGGAAAGGACAAGCGAGCATTGAAGGTTGCTAAAAGAAAGTTGGGTACCCACAAGAGGGCAAAGAAGAAGCGTGAAGAGATGTCTAGTGTTCTCCGCAAGATGAG GGCAACCGGAGGTGGAGATAAGAAGAAGTAA
- the LOC123225058 gene encoding probable prolyl 4-hydroxylase 12, translating to MASLRFIFLLLAFTSRLFFCSSARKELGDKETYQGNVTKLFHSVKVNKIDPSRVIELSWQPRVFLYSGFLSDEECDHLVSLANGAKGKKLETSLHSDNVFMNRTQLTTKDDIVARIEERISAWTFLPKENSKPLHVMHYGFEESKQKLDYFGNKSMLGLSDRLMATVILYLSNVTRGGEILFPDSMVKNKMWSDCTKVSNVQRPIKGNAILFFSLRPNASLDESSSHGRCPVLEGEMWCAAKFFQVRNANKEKFLVESDGDECTDEDEDCPHWAATGECQRNPVFMIGTPDYYGTCRKSCSAC from the exons atggCTTCCCTtcgtttcatttttcttcttttggctTTTACCTCTCGTCTCTTTTTCTGTTCGTCGGCAAG GAAGGAATTGGGGGATAAAGAAACCTACCAGGGAAATGttacaaaattatttcattCCGTAAAAGTAAACAAAATTGATCCATCACGAGTTATCGAACTCTCATGGCAACCAAG GGTATTTCTGTATAGCGGTTTTCTATCAGATGAGGAGTGTGACCACCTTGTTTCTCTG GCTAACGgagcaaaaggaaaaaaattggaaaCTAGTCTTCACTCAGATAATGTTTTCATGAACCGAACTCAATTAACTACAAAG GATGATATTGTTGCAAGGATTGAGGAGAGAATTTCGGCGTGGACATTCCTTCCCAAAG AGAACAGTAAGCCTCTACATGTTATGCATTATGGGTTCGAAGAGAGCAAACAGAAGTtagattattttggtaataaatcCATGCTAGGGTTAAGTGATCGTTTGATGGCAACAGTTATATTGTATCTGTCAAATGTCACCCGTGGTGGTGAGATTCTGTTCCCCGATTCAATG GTGAAGAACAAGATGTGGTCCGATTGCACAAAAGTTAGCAATGTCCAAAGACCTATTAAAGGGAACGcaattttgtttttcagttTGCGTCCCAATGCATCCCTGGACGAGAGTAGCTCCCATGGCAGATGCCCTGTTCTTGAAGGGGAAATGTGGTGTGCAGCGAAATTCTTCCAAGTAAGAaatgcaaataaagaaaaatttttagtgGAATCAGATGGTGATGAATGCactgatgaagatgaagattgtCCTCACTGGGCTGCCACAGGGGAATGCCAAAGGAATCCTGTCTTCATGATCGGCACGCCTGATTATTATGGGACCTGTAGGAAGAGTTGCAGTGCATGCTGA
- the LOC123225760 gene encoding uncharacterized protein LOC123225760, whose amino-acid sequence MSLLCCVPLLECVYCLACARWAWKRCLHSAGHDSETWGVATAEEFEPVPRLCRYILAVYEDDLSHPIWEPPGGYGIKPDWLLLKKTYEDTRGQAPSYILYLDHEHSDIVLAIRGLNLAKESDYQVLLDNKLGQRKFDGGYVHNGLLKAAGWVLDAECEILKELVEKYPKYTLTFAGHSLGSGVAAMLALVVVQNRDKLSNIERKRIRCYAIAPARCMSLNLAVRYADVINSVVLQDDFLPRTATPLEDIFKSLFCLPCLLCGRCMRDTCIPEERLLRDPRRLYAPGRLYHIVERKPFRLGRYPPVVRTAVPVDGRFEHVVLSCNATSDHAIISIEREAHRALDIMLEKDQVMEIPEKQKMERQETLHEEHIQEYKAALQRAVTLSVPHAFVPSQYGTFDEEGSDISHGSSGETSVSSSTKSKAKENWDELIERLFEKDESGHMMLKKSHRDD is encoded by the exons ATGTCGCTTTTATGTTGCGTCCCTCTTCTTGAGTGTGTGTATTGCCTGGCATGTGCCCGCTGGGCGTGGAAGCGATGTCTACACTCAGCTGGCCATGACAGTGAAACTTGGGGGGTTGCAACTGCCGAGGAATTTGAGCCTGTTCCTCGCCTATGTCGATATATCTTAGCTGTCTATGAAGATGATCTTAGTCATCCGATTTGGGAGCCACCTGGAGGATATGGAATAAAACCAGATTGGTTACTGCTAAAAAAAACTTATGAAGATACTCGAGGACAGGCTCCTTCCTATATATTGTATCTTGATCATGAACATTCGGATATAGTCCTTGCCATCAGGGGCCTTAATTTGGCGAAGGAGAGTGACTATCAAGTGCTTTTGGATAATAAGTTAGGGCAAAGGAAGTTCGATGGTGGGTACGTCCATAATGGTCTACTGAAGGCTGCTGGGTGGGTTTTGGATGCAGAGTGTGAGATCTTGAAGGAATTGGTAGAGAAGTATCCAAAATATACATTGACTTTCGCAGGACATTCTCTTGGGTCAGGTGTGGCAGCAATGCTAGCATTAGTGGTGGTGCAAAATAGGGATAAATTGAGCAACATTGAAAGAAAGAGGATCAGATGCTATGCAATTGCACCCGCCAGGTGTATGTCACTGAATTTGGCAGTCAGATATGCAGATGTTATCAATTCTGTTGTACTTCAG GATGACTTCTTGCCCAGAACAGCCACACCTCTGGAAGACATTTTCAAATCACTTTTCTG CTTGCCATGTCTACTATGCGGAAGGTGTATGAGGGATACATGTATACCTGAGGAGAGGCTGCTCAGAGATCCAAGGAGACTCTATGCACCTGGTCGCTTGTATCACATTGTTGAGAGAAAACCCTTCAG ACTAGGAAGATATCCCCCGGTTGTAAGGACAGCAGTCCCGGTGGACGGGAGGTTTGAACACGTAGTTCTTTCTTGTAATGCCACTTCTGATCATGCAATCATTTCGATAGAGAGAGAAGCCCATAGGGCTCTGGAC ATAATGTTAGAGAAAGATCAGGTGATGGAAATACCAGAGAAGCAAAAGATGGAGAGGCAGGAGACTTTGCATGAAGAACACATTCAGGAGTACAAGGCAGCTCTGCAGAGGGCTGTTACATTGTCTGTGCCGCACGCTTTTGTGCCTTCTCAGTATGGAACTTTCGATGAAGAAGGCAGTGATATCTCTCACGGATCTAGCGGAGAAACATCAGTTTCGTCATCTACGAAAAgcaaagcaaaagaaaattgGGATGAATTGATTGAGCGCCTTTTTGAGAAAGATGAATCTGGGCACATGATGCTCAAGAAATCTCATAGGGATGATTGA